In a single window of the Agromyces sp. H17E-10 genome:
- a CDS encoding GNAT family N-acetyltransferase: MSGDEEAVAGGEEAVSGGAFRRYDERTAELKRIWTRPDRRGRGLARRVVAELEAEARRRGYEQIFLTTGPRQPEAVALYLASGYEPQFDPSLPASEIGVHAFRKSLAREEAVA, from the coding sequence GTGTCGGGCGACGAAGAGGCGGTGGCGGGCGGCGAAGAGGCGGTGTCCGGCGGCGCCTTCCGGCGGTACGACGAGCGCACCGCCGAGCTCAAGCGCATTTGGACCCGGCCGGACCGCCGCGGTCGCGGACTCGCGCGTCGCGTCGTCGCCGAGCTCGAGGCCGAGGCCCGTCGGCGCGGGTACGAGCAGATCTTCCTCACGACGGGGCCGCGCCAGCCCGAGGCCGTCGCGCTCTACCTCGCGAGCGGATACGAGCCGCAGTTCGACCCGTCGCTGCCGGCCTCCGAGATCGGCGTCCACGCATTCCGCAAGTCGCTCGCCCGTGAGGAGGCCGTCGCATGA
- a CDS encoding LLM class flavin-dependent oxidoreductase: MRFQLLDIVPYVENPVTGRLVSPAERLEQTVDAARRAERLGFDAFSVGERHAGTFLSSSPSVLLGAIAASTSRIRLHTGVTVLSVLDPVRVAEDYATVDQLSRGRLELTIGKGNEVAQFPLFGLEIDDQWELLADKYALLRRLWRETDVDHGATAYTRAQRATTTLPRPFAGAPRVWHGSATTLASAALAAKWGDPLFTANAIQPLENYAVLVRHYRDEYARHGHDPRYAYVGAGSGALYIADTAQQARELYGPVYDALVRATNVPGNNTPFRDIDHAIAEGPALVGSPQQVIDKIGRFHERFGHDLQSVSLPTTLPVEQQHEQLERLASEVFPVLRREFPTTLWGVGDPYAARPAFAGAAEPDAASAVESTSGDRGDRGDRRDRGGRDELAETVGRLAGVPSSSR, translated from the coding sequence ATGCGGTTCCAGCTGCTCGACATCGTCCCGTACGTCGAGAACCCGGTCACCGGGCGACTCGTGAGCCCCGCCGAGCGCCTCGAGCAGACCGTCGACGCGGCCCGCCGCGCCGAGCGTCTCGGGTTCGACGCGTTCTCGGTGGGCGAGCGACACGCGGGGACCTTCCTCTCGTCGTCGCCGTCGGTGCTGCTCGGCGCGATCGCAGCGTCGACCTCGCGCATCCGCCTGCACACGGGCGTCACCGTGCTGTCGGTGCTCGACCCGGTGCGCGTCGCCGAGGACTACGCAACCGTCGACCAGCTCTCGCGCGGCCGGCTCGAGCTCACGATCGGCAAGGGCAACGAGGTCGCCCAGTTCCCGCTGTTCGGGCTCGAGATCGACGACCAGTGGGAGCTGCTCGCCGACAAGTACGCGCTGCTGCGCCGGCTCTGGCGTGAGACCGACGTCGACCACGGGGCCACCGCGTACACGCGTGCGCAGCGGGCGACGACGACGCTCCCACGCCCGTTCGCCGGCGCCCCGCGCGTCTGGCACGGGTCGGCGACGACGCTCGCGTCCGCCGCCCTCGCCGCGAAGTGGGGCGACCCGCTGTTCACGGCGAACGCGATCCAGCCGCTCGAGAACTACGCCGTGCTCGTGCGGCACTACCGCGACGAGTACGCACGGCACGGGCACGACCCGCGCTACGCGTACGTGGGCGCCGGGTCGGGCGCGCTCTACATCGCCGACACTGCGCAGCAGGCCCGGGAGCTCTACGGCCCCGTCTACGACGCGCTCGTCCGGGCGACGAACGTGCCGGGCAACAACACCCCCTTCCGCGACATCGACCATGCGATCGCCGAGGGCCCGGCGCTCGTCGGCAGCCCGCAGCAGGTGATCGACAAGATCGGCCGGTTCCACGAGCGCTTCGGGCACGACCTGCAGTCGGTGAGCCTGCCGACGACGCTGCCCGTCGAGCAGCAGCACGAGCAGCTCGAGCGGCTGGCGAGCGAGGTGTTTCCGGTGCTGCGCCGTGAGTTCCCGACGACCCTGTGGGGTGTCGGCGATCCCTACGCTGCACGACCGGCGTTCGCCGGGGCCGCCGAACCCGACGCGGCGTCCGCCGTCGAGTCGACGAGCGGCGACCGCGGCGACCGCGGAGACCGGCGCGACCGCGGCGGCCGCGACGAGCTCGCGGAGACCGTCGGTCGCCTGGCGGGCGTGCCGTCGTCGAGCCGATAG
- a CDS encoding DUF1684 domain-containing protein, with protein MTDTLNPVTTTADAVIDRADFARDWEEWHRAHEAARAGEHGFLAVTGLHWLTAEPQRFDDAPGAWSTSEAGPVVELEPGELLELDGVALEGRHEFGPIAERDGVTLRSGDLAIELARRGGSDILRPRDPAFPFRATYAGTPTYLPNPRWLAHGRFVPFAEARVVTVGAAVEGLQHVYEAPGEIEFELRGETFRLTAFNGSAPGSLFVLFTDATSGLTTYAANRSLSIDAPGPDGGILVDFNRAVNLPCAYTDFATCPLPPAENRLPIGIEAGEKTPLARQAA; from the coding sequence ATGACCGACACACTGAACCCCGTGACCACCACCGCCGACGCCGTGATCGACCGCGCCGATTTCGCCCGCGACTGGGAGGAGTGGCACCGCGCCCACGAGGCCGCCCGAGCCGGCGAGCACGGGTTCCTCGCCGTGACCGGCCTGCACTGGCTGACCGCTGAGCCGCAGCGCTTCGACGACGCCCCCGGCGCGTGGTCGACGAGCGAAGCGGGCCCCGTCGTCGAGCTCGAGCCGGGCGAGCTGCTCGAGCTCGACGGCGTCGCCCTCGAAGGGCGCCACGAGTTCGGCCCGATCGCCGAGCGCGACGGCGTCACCCTGCGCTCGGGCGACCTCGCGATCGAGCTCGCCCGCCGCGGCGGCAGCGACATCCTGCGACCGCGCGACCCGGCGTTCCCGTTCCGTGCCACCTACGCCGGCACGCCCACGTACCTGCCGAACCCCCGTTGGCTCGCCCACGGCCGATTCGTGCCGTTCGCCGAGGCGCGGGTGGTCACGGTCGGCGCCGCCGTCGAGGGGCTGCAGCACGTCTACGAGGCCCCGGGCGAGATCGAGTTCGAGCTGCGCGGCGAGACGTTCCGGCTCACCGCGTTCAACGGCTCGGCACCCGGAAGCCTGTTCGTGCTGTTCACCGACGCGACGAGCGGCCTCACCACGTACGCGGCGAACCGCAGCCTGTCGATCGACGCGCCCGGCCCCGACGGCGGCATTCTCGTCGACTTCAACCGTGCCGTGAACCTGCCCTGCGCCTACACCGACTTCGCGACCTGCCCGCTGCCGCCGGCCGAGAACCGGCTGCCCATCGGCATCGAGGCGGGCGAGAAGACGCCGCTCGCGCGCCAGGCGGCCTGA
- a CDS encoding putative FMN-dependent luciferase-like monooxygenase yields MTEHEGGRVTRIGFFTRLLDDTGAAERYRIAIEQIVAAERQGFDSAWVAQHHFHAAEGGMPSPFVLLAHVAAQTSRIRLGTGVVTLPLEDPVRVAEDAVVLDLLSGGRVELGLGSGSTPASFLAFGANPDERARIFDEKVDALVAALAGGALGDDANRLQPPGRGLLGRVWQATFSPSGGTRAGRAGHGLMLSRTQPRSADAPRASLSHVQQPIVDAYRAALPHGVPPRIVASRTVFVADSRAEARRYAEIGLRRAVVGFARAGQMPLGDRLDDLIAAYDTHVGTVDDVIESLARDDVAAQATEVAFQVHSVDPPHELVLRSIELIAREVAPALGWGATVPARTSAA; encoded by the coding sequence ATGACCGAGCATGAGGGCGGCCGCGTGACCCGCATCGGATTCTTCACCCGCCTGCTCGACGACACGGGCGCGGCGGAACGGTACCGCATCGCGATCGAACAGATCGTCGCAGCCGAGCGGCAGGGGTTCGACTCGGCGTGGGTCGCGCAGCACCACTTCCACGCCGCCGAGGGCGGCATGCCGTCGCCATTCGTGCTCCTCGCGCACGTAGCGGCGCAGACCTCGCGCATCCGGCTCGGCACGGGAGTCGTGACCCTCCCGCTCGAAGACCCCGTGCGCGTCGCCGAAGATGCCGTCGTGCTCGACCTGCTCTCGGGAGGCCGTGTCGAGCTCGGGCTCGGCTCCGGGTCGACGCCGGCCTCGTTCCTCGCGTTCGGGGCGAACCCCGACGAACGTGCGCGCATCTTCGACGAGAAGGTCGACGCGCTCGTCGCCGCGCTCGCGGGCGGCGCCCTCGGCGACGACGCGAACCGCCTGCAGCCGCCGGGCAGGGGCCTGCTCGGCAGGGTCTGGCAGGCGACCTTCTCGCCCTCGGGCGGCACGCGCGCCGGGCGGGCCGGGCACGGTCTCATGCTCTCCCGCACTCAGCCGAGATCGGCGGATGCTCCGCGCGCGAGCCTCTCGCACGTGCAACAGCCGATCGTGGACGCGTACCGCGCGGCGCTGCCGCACGGGGTGCCGCCTCGGATCGTCGCCTCCCGCACCGTGTTCGTCGCCGACTCGCGCGCGGAGGCCCGCCGCTACGCGGAGATCGGTCTGCGCCGCGCCGTCGTCGGGTTCGCCCGTGCCGGACAGATGCCGCTCGGGGACCGGCTCGACGACCTCATCGCCGCCTACGACACCCACGTCGGCACGGTCGACGACGTCATCGAGTCGCTCGCCCGTGACGATGTCGCCGCGCAGGCGACCGAGGTGGCGTTCCAGGTGCACTCGGTCGACCCGCCGCACGAGCTCGTGCTGCGCTCGATCGAGCTCATCGCCCGCGAGGTCGCGCCCGCGCTCGGGTGGGGTGCGACCGTGCCCGCACGGACCTCCGCCGCCTGA
- a CDS encoding amino acid ABC transporter permease: MTTIAKDFEQPTTGSAQAAHGLTVVAVKHRGRWIASAVVAFLVLQFLWSLASNPKWQWDVFAEYFFSPAVVQGLLLTLQLTVISGLIGFVLGAVLAVFRLSKSPLLSAAAWWYIWFFRSVPLVVQILVWYNLGYLYPTLGLGTPFTTDFWLAEFQTTTLVSNFAAATIGLSLHQAAYSAEIIRGGILSVDQGQLEAAAALGLPRRVRFFRIILPQAARAIVPNAFNEVIGLVKGTSVVFVVALPELFYNVQVIYNRTQLVIPLLLVAVVWYALVTTVLSIAQYYVERRYARGAVRELPPTPIQRGRRWAAEQWARLGDAPAGPNTDASAAGVVASAGDDRRSTDERVEPGASAPEKDTVPALAAAGHGGATAPTRTGGAR, from the coding sequence ATGACCACCATCGCGAAGGACTTCGAGCAGCCGACCACGGGATCGGCGCAGGCCGCCCACGGCCTGACCGTCGTCGCCGTCAAGCACCGGGGGCGCTGGATCGCCTCCGCCGTCGTCGCGTTCCTCGTCCTCCAGTTCCTCTGGTCGCTGGCCTCCAACCCGAAGTGGCAATGGGACGTCTTCGCCGAGTACTTCTTCTCGCCGGCCGTCGTGCAGGGGCTCCTGCTCACGCTCCAGCTGACCGTGATCTCGGGCCTCATCGGGTTCGTGCTCGGCGCGGTGCTCGCCGTGTTCCGGCTCTCGAAGTCGCCGCTGCTCAGTGCGGCCGCGTGGTGGTACATCTGGTTCTTCCGGTCCGTGCCGCTCGTCGTGCAGATCCTCGTCTGGTACAACCTCGGGTATCTCTACCCCACGCTCGGGCTGGGCACTCCGTTCACGACCGACTTCTGGCTCGCCGAGTTCCAGACGACGACGCTCGTCAGCAACTTCGCGGCGGCGACCATCGGGCTCTCGCTGCACCAGGCCGCGTACTCCGCCGAGATCATCCGCGGCGGCATCCTCTCCGTCGACCAGGGCCAGCTCGAAGCGGCTGCCGCGCTCGGCCTGCCCCGACGGGTGCGGTTCTTCCGCATCATCCTCCCGCAGGCCGCGCGGGCGATCGTGCCGAACGCGTTCAACGAGGTGATCGGACTCGTCAAGGGCACGTCGGTCGTGTTCGTCGTCGCACTGCCCGAGCTCTTCTACAACGTGCAGGTCATCTACAACCGCACCCAACTCGTGATCCCGCTGCTGCTCGTCGCGGTCGTCTGGTACGCGCTCGTCACGACCGTGCTCTCGATCGCGCAGTACTACGTCGAGCGCCGTTACGCGCGGGGCGCGGTGCGCGAGCTGCCGCCGACCCCGATCCAGCGCGGCCGCCGTTGGGCGGCCGAGCAATGGGCGCGGCTCGGCGACGCGCCGGCAGGTCCGAATACGGATGCCTCGGCGGCAGGGGTGGTGGCGAGCGCCGGCGACGATCGGCGCTCCACCGACGAACGGGTGGAGCCCGGGGCATCCGCCCCCGAGAAGGACACCGTGCCCGCGCTCGCCGCGGCCGGCCACGGCGGCGCGACCGCCCCGACCCGCACCGGAGGTGCCCGATGA
- a CDS encoding ABC transporter substrate-binding protein, which produces MAINKKQAGVIVAGVAAVALIGGGIWWAVGSNDSSAEAAGTTEEQVEAATTFDLTSQNAKDRPHIDPVDEAVAALEESGFEPIEPGKLTVAISPWAAPLGVLASDDNTTVIGTEADFGSLIADGLGLEYHPVAVDWADWPLGVQSGKYDLVASNVTVTEERKELFDFASYRQDLLGFYVQADSDIDEISEPADVAGLKIVVGSGTNQEKILLAWNEELEADGEKPAELVYYDDQAAADLALSSGRVDATLGPNATAAYRAAATGESKLVGTLDGGWPETAPIAAGTAKGNGLVEPVQLVLQSIIDDGTYDEVLERWALTSEGVDASEVNPPGLPKAE; this is translated from the coding sequence ATGGCGATCAACAAGAAGCAGGCGGGGGTGATCGTCGCGGGCGTCGCGGCGGTCGCGCTCATCGGCGGCGGAATCTGGTGGGCCGTCGGCTCGAACGACTCATCGGCCGAAGCCGCCGGCACGACCGAGGAGCAGGTCGAGGCGGCGACGACGTTCGACCTGACCTCGCAGAACGCGAAGGACCGGCCGCACATCGACCCGGTCGACGAGGCGGTGGCGGCGCTCGAGGAGAGCGGGTTCGAGCCCATCGAGCCCGGCAAGCTCACGGTGGCGATCTCGCCCTGGGCGGCCCCGCTCGGCGTGCTCGCGAGCGACGACAACACGACGGTGATCGGCACCGAGGCGGACTTCGGGTCGCTCATCGCCGACGGGCTGGGCCTCGAGTACCACCCGGTCGCGGTCGACTGGGCCGACTGGCCGCTCGGCGTGCAGTCGGGCAAGTACGACCTCGTCGCCTCGAACGTGACGGTCACCGAGGAGCGCAAGGAGCTCTTCGACTTCGCGAGCTACCGGCAGGACCTGCTCGGCTTCTACGTGCAGGCCGACAGCGACATCGACGAGATCTCCGAGCCCGCCGACGTCGCCGGCCTGAAGATCGTCGTCGGATCGGGCACGAACCAGGAGAAGATCCTGCTCGCCTGGAACGAGGAGCTCGAGGCCGACGGCGAGAAGCCGGCCGAGCTGGTCTACTACGACGACCAGGCCGCCGCCGATCTCGCGCTCTCGTCGGGTCGCGTCGACGCGACGCTCGGCCCGAACGCGACCGCCGCCTACCGTGCGGCGGCGACGGGGGAGTCGAAGCTCGTCGGCACCCTCGACGGCGGATGGCCCGAGACGGCGCCGATCGCGGCCGGCACGGCGAAGGGCAACGGGCTCGTCGAGCCGGTGCAGCTCGTGCTGCAGTCGATCATCGACGACGGCACGTACGACGAGGTGCTCGAGCGCTGGGCGCTCACGTCCGAGGGTGTCGACGCGTCGGAGGTCAACCCGCCGGGACTGCCGAAGGCCGAATAG
- a CDS encoding amino acid ABC transporter ATP-binding protein, with amino-acid sequence MSQPATTGQPAPTRQPATTSRPDTTDPDAVARSGIVLAPSFDEQWLPSRTVATLGRIEIDEVSKSYGSHQVLRDVSLTIEPGEVIALIGPSGSGKSTLLRTINHLETVDRGSITLDGQYIGYERKGDRLYELREAEILRRRTQFGLVFQNFNLFPHLTAIENVIEAPVALRRQSKREARELAKALLARVGLADKADHYPRQLSGGQQQRVAIARALALSPKVLLFDEPTSALDPELVGEVLDVIRGLARDGTTLVVVTHEIGFAREVADRVVFLDGGEIVEQGPPAQVLRTPRHQRTRDFLAKVL; translated from the coding sequence ATGAGCCAGCCCGCCACGACCGGCCAGCCCGCCCCGACCAGGCAGCCCGCCACGACCAGCCGGCCTGACACGACCGATCCGGATGCTGTCGCCCGCAGCGGCATCGTCCTCGCGCCGTCGTTCGACGAGCAGTGGCTGCCGTCGCGAACGGTCGCGACCCTCGGCCGGATCGAGATCGACGAGGTCTCGAAGTCGTACGGTTCGCACCAGGTGCTGCGCGACGTGTCGCTCACGATCGAGCCGGGCGAGGTGATCGCGCTGATCGGGCCGTCGGGCTCGGGCAAGTCGACGCTGCTGCGCACCATCAACCATCTCGAAACGGTCGACCGCGGTTCGATCACGCTCGACGGACAGTACATCGGCTACGAGCGCAAGGGCGACCGGCTCTACGAGCTGCGCGAGGCCGAGATCCTGCGGCGGCGCACCCAGTTCGGGCTCGTCTTCCAGAACTTCAACCTGTTCCCGCACCTCACGGCGATCGAGAACGTCATCGAGGCGCCCGTCGCGCTCCGCCGACAGTCGAAGCGCGAGGCGCGCGAGCTCGCGAAGGCGCTGCTCGCCCGGGTCGGCCTCGCCGACAAGGCCGATCACTACCCCCGTCAGCTCTCGGGCGGTCAGCAGCAGCGCGTCGCGATCGCCCGGGCGCTCGCGCTCTCGCCGAAGGTGCTGCTCTTCGACGAGCCGACGAGCGCGCTCGACCCCGAGCTCGTCGGCGAGGTGCTCGACGTCATCCGCGGGCTCGCCCGCGACGGCACGACGCTCGTGGTCGTCACCCACGAGATCGGCTTCGCCCGCGAGGTCGCCGACCGCGTCGTCTTCCTCGACGGGGGCGAGATCGTCGAGCAGGGGCCACCGGCGCAGGTGCTGCGCACACCGCGGCATCAGCGCACCAGAGACTTCCTCGCGAAGGTGCTCTAG
- a CDS encoding DEAD/DEAH box helicase, which yields MTTGDAPVEAAAPEEPATTTFADLGLGDAVLRALDDVGYETPSAIQAATIPTLLSGRDVVGLAQTGTGKTAAFALPVLDRLDVDQKTPQALVLAPTRELALQVCEAFEKYAAHLRGVHILPVYGGQGYGVQLSALRRGVHIVVGTPGRIMDHLDKGTLDLSELKYLVLDEADEMLKMGFAEDVETILADTPDDKQVALFSATMPAAIRRMSKQYLHDPEEITVKTKTQTSANITQRYLLVAHAQKIDALTRILEVENFEGMIIFVRTKNATEEVAEKLRARGYSAAAINGDVAQAQRERTVDQLKSGKLDILVATDVAARGLDVERISHVVNYDIPTDPEPYVHRIGRTGRAGRSGDAISFVTPRERGLLNRIEKTTKQPLTQMQLPSVEDINVTRLARFDDRITAALGEAERIEGFRDIIAHYVRHHDVPETDVAAALAVVAQGESPLLMEPEPERPSRFDRDRDRGGRDSRGDRGDRYDRDRGDRGDRYDRGDRGRDRYERDGSDRRHSHPPFKNYRISVGRRQHVDPRQIVGALANEGGLRREEFGKIQIRGDFSLVELPADLPRDVFDRLAGTRISGELIDLRVDKGGSSRGGYDRDRGGYDRGGRDGGRGYDRDRGDRGGRGYDRDGGRGYDKPRRDYDDKPRRDSDDNPRYDNDDKPRYDDDKPARKPRHGSSRD from the coding sequence GTGACCACAGGCGATGCCCCCGTCGAGGCCGCGGCTCCGGAGGAGCCCGCCACGACCACGTTCGCGGACCTCGGGCTCGGCGACGCCGTGCTCCGCGCACTCGACGACGTCGGGTACGAGACCCCTTCGGCGATCCAGGCCGCGACCATTCCGACCCTGCTCTCGGGGCGCGACGTCGTCGGCCTCGCGCAGACCGGAACCGGCAAGACGGCGGCGTTCGCGCTGCCCGTGCTCGACCGGCTCGACGTCGACCAGAAGACGCCGCAGGCGCTCGTGCTCGCCCCCACGCGCGAGCTCGCCCTGCAGGTCTGCGAGGCGTTCGAGAAGTACGCGGCGCACCTGCGCGGCGTGCACATCCTGCCCGTCTACGGCGGCCAGGGCTACGGCGTGCAGCTCTCGGCGCTGCGTCGCGGCGTGCACATCGTCGTCGGCACGCCGGGTCGCATCATGGACCACCTCGACAAGGGCACCCTCGACCTCTCTGAGCTCAAGTACCTCGTGCTCGACGAGGCCGACGAGATGCTCAAGATGGGTTTCGCCGAAGACGTCGAGACCATCCTCGCCGACACCCCCGACGACAAGCAGGTCGCCCTCTTCTCGGCGACCATGCCCGCCGCGATCCGCCGCATGTCGAAGCAGTACCTGCACGACCCCGAAGAGATCACGGTCAAGACCAAGACCCAGACCTCGGCGAACATCACCCAGCGCTACCTGCTCGTCGCGCACGCGCAGAAGATCGATGCGCTCACCCGCATCCTCGAGGTCGAGAACTTCGAGGGCATGATCATCTTCGTCCGCACGAAGAACGCCACTGAAGAGGTCGCCGAGAAGCTGCGCGCCCGCGGCTACTCGGCCGCCGCCATCAACGGCGACGTCGCGCAGGCCCAGCGCGAGCGCACCGTCGACCAGTTGAAGAGCGGCAAGCTCGACATCCTGGTGGCCACGGATGTCGCGGCGCGAGGCCTCGACGTCGAGCGGATCTCGCACGTGGTGAACTACGACATCCCGACCGACCCCGAGCCGTACGTGCACCGCATCGGTCGCACCGGCCGCGCCGGCCGTTCGGGCGACGCGATCAGCTTCGTCACGCCGCGCGAGCGCGGGCTGCTCAACCGCATCGAGAAGACGACGAAGCAGCCGCTCACCCAGATGCAGCTGCCGAGCGTCGAGGACATCAACGTCACCCGCCTCGCGCGCTTCGACGACCGCATCACGGCCGCCCTCGGCGAGGCCGAGCGCATCGAGGGCTTCCGCGACATCATCGCCCACTACGTGCGCCACCACGACGTGCCCGAGACCGACGTGGCCGCTGCGCTCGCCGTCGTCGCGCAGGGCGAGTCACCGCTGCTCATGGAGCCCGAGCCCGAGCGGCCGTCGCGGTTCGACCGGGATCGGGATCGCGGCGGGCGTGACTCGCGCGGCGACCGAGGTGACCGTTACGACCGGGACCGCGGCGATCGCGGCGACCGTTACGACCGGGGCGACCGGGGCCGCGACCGATACGAGCGCGACGGCTCGGATCGCCGCCACTCGCACCCTCCGTTCAAGAACTACCGCATCTCGGTCGGTCGCCGTCAGCACGTCGACCCCCGGCAGATCGTGGGCGCGCTCGCGAACGAGGGCGGGCTTCGGCGCGAGGAGTTCGGCAAGATCCAGATCCGCGGCGACTTCTCGCTCGTCGAGCTGCCCGCCGACCTGCCCCGCGACGTGTTCGATCGGCTGGCCGGCACGCGCATCTCGGGCGAGCTCATCGACCTGCGCGTCGACAAGGGCGGGTCGTCGCGCGGAGGATACGACCGAGACCGTGGCGGATACGACCGCGGTGGGCGCGACGGCGGGCGCGGGTACGACCGAGACCGCGGTGACCGCGGCGGTCGGGGATACGATCGCGACGGCGGCCGCGGGTACGACAAGCCCCGTCGCGACTACGACGACAAACCCCGTCGCGACTCTGACGACAACCCGCGTTACGACAACGACGACAAGCCGCGTTACGACGACGACAAGCCGGCGCGCAAGCCCCGGCACGGTTCGTCGCGCGACTGA
- a CDS encoding alpha/beta hydrolase yields the protein MSSKQRNSLPSWGNELWLTRGQRRFIGTVTTVTVVVGLVGWLLSLTPGPSAMAIRSLFERGGAETAAEMQKHVPDVPLDVLLDQHVGGDEDDSTAGDPSRYDVFSPADGDEPLPTIVWVHGGAWISGSSTDVDPYLRILAAEGYTTVGLNYSLGPEETYPTAVHQLNDALLELEARADDLRIDRDRIVLAGDSAGAQLASQLAALTTNPRYAQLLGIDPALDASQLVGVVLNCGVYDLDAMSELTGLPAWGFRVALWAYTGKKDWSQGAAGSTMSTIDFVTEEFPPTYISGGNADGLTWLQSLPMRDRLVDQGVDVTELFWPADHEPALGHEYQFHLDGEDAQAALVETLEFLQGVTR from the coding sequence GTGTCATCGAAGCAGAGGAACAGCCTGCCGTCGTGGGGCAACGAGTTGTGGCTGACGCGCGGCCAACGGCGCTTCATCGGCACGGTGACGACCGTCACGGTCGTCGTCGGCCTCGTCGGCTGGCTGTTGTCGCTCACCCCCGGGCCGTCTGCGATGGCGATCCGGTCGCTCTTCGAGCGGGGCGGCGCCGAGACGGCGGCCGAGATGCAGAAGCACGTGCCGGACGTGCCGCTCGACGTGCTGCTCGACCAGCACGTCGGCGGCGACGAGGACGACTCGACGGCGGGCGACCCGTCGCGGTACGACGTCTTCTCCCCCGCCGACGGCGACGAGCCGCTGCCGACGATCGTGTGGGTGCACGGCGGCGCGTGGATCTCGGGCTCGTCGACCGACGTCGACCCGTACCTGCGGATCCTCGCCGCAGAGGGCTACACGACCGTCGGGCTGAACTACTCGCTTGGGCCCGAGGAGACGTACCCGACCGCGGTGCACCAGCTCAACGACGCCCTGCTCGAGCTCGAGGCGCGTGCCGATGACCTGCGCATCGACCGCGACCGCATCGTGCTCGCGGGCGACTCCGCCGGCGCACAGCTCGCGAGCCAACTCGCGGCGCTCACCACGAATCCCCGCTACGCGCAGTTGCTCGGCATCGACCCGGCGCTCGACGCCTCGCAGCTCGTCGGCGTCGTGCTCAACTGCGGGGTCTACGACCTCGACGCGATGTCGGAGCTCACGGGCCTGCCTGCCTGGGGCTTCCGGGTGGCGCTCTGGGCGTACACGGGCAAGAAGGACTGGTCGCAAGGGGCCGCGGGCAGCACGATGTCGACCATCGACTTCGTCACCGAGGAGTTCCCGCCGACGTACATCTCGGGCGGCAACGCCGACGGACTGACCTGGCTGCAGTCGCTGCCGATGCGCGACCGGCTCGTCGATCAGGGGGTCGACGTCACCGAGCTGTTCTGGCCGGCCGACCACGAGCCGGCCCTCGGGCACGAATACCAGTTCCACCTCGACGGCGAGGACGCGCAGGCGGCGCTCGTCGAGACGCTCGAGTTCCTGCAGGGCGTCACACGCTGA